The DNA region CGTCCCGGTCACGCGGGCAACCAGCTCTGCCACCCAGCGTGCATGGTCCTGATCCATACAGACAATCAGTCCACCGGCATCCGATTGCTCTTCTTTCCGAAGGCGCGTCAGTTGGGCATGGGCATCGGTGATGACGGGGCCGAGCCAGGTGTCTTGCAGGAGCGCCGTTTTCAACCGTTCACGTTGCCGATTGAATTTTAACCCGTCCTGAAACGTCGCCTGATGTTCACGGCCGTCGGACAGCCAGCTCAGCTCACCCTCATAGCTTGGGAAGACGATCGGCCGACAAACATTGTCACGGATCGCCTCGGTATACCCATAGGCAAAATCGGCTCGGCTTTCGTCATGCTCATATCGAATAAATGGAATTGGATTGTTGTCCGACCGGAACGGCGTACCGGACAAAATCAATCGAAAGACTGCCGGCTCGAATGCCGAACGAAGCGCCTTCCCCCAGTTCTTCCCGTCACCGGCATGGTGCAACTCATCAAAGATGAGCAGGGTTTTTTTGCTCTTGCAGACCCGCTGAAAGGTCTCCGGAGCCAGACAAACTTGCTGGTAGGTGACCACTGCACCATGGTAGTCGGAAGCTTCCGCCGGCTGATCGTTGGTCAGAGTCGGATCGAGCTGCAGTCCGATCTTCCCTGCGGCTTCCGACCATTGTGTTCGAAGGTGATTAGTCGGGCAGACGACCAGCACCCGCACTGCGGCCTGCTTGGCCATAAACTCATGCGCGACGCGTAGGGCAAAGCGAGTCTTACCCGCGGCAGGGGTAGCCATCGCCAGAAAGTCTTTCGACTGATTGGCACAGACCGCAGACAAGGCTCGTTGTTGCCAGTCACGAAGGGAGGCGGTCCAGGCAGGTAGTTGCTTCATGGCCGATGCACGGTGTTACCGGTTCGCAGAAGGAGGCTAGCCCACATTATTCAGACGGTTCGTAATGAAACCGCCAAGACGCCATGCGAGACGGGCACGCGGAGCGCTGAGAGACCGAAGCATACTTGAAACAGTATGTTGAGGTCGCGAAGGGGCGAGCCTGCGCGCCTGGCCATGATAAAACCATGGCCAGGCTTGTCGTAGCAGCGTATCGGCGGTTGTAGTAGAAGCGGTCATGAATAGTGCGGGCTAATCCAACCAATCCCGTTCCTGAAGCTTCTTCGGTAGGTATTTCTTGGTCAGGTACTGGAAATCTTTGTTGGCTAACGCATCAAGCTCGTATTTCAATCCACTCGCCAGCATACGCTTGATCTCCGCTTGCCAGGCCGGCTTCTTGAACCACTGATAGTTCAACAATTCCTTCGCACGGGCGATATCCTTGTCGTTGAGCTTGATGCCGACATTACGCGGCAGCTCATAGTTCTCTGGATCGGCACTCGACAGGCCCACGAACTTGGCCTTCGGAATGGCCATCCGTTCGCTCTCAAAGGCCAGGTTGATCGATCCCTGTTTGACCACGGAATAGATGTAGTATCCCCAGGGATCGTTATCGACCAGCACATAAACCGGTAACCGATGTTCCTCGTGCAGCCGACAGGCTAAACGCCGTACACCCCGAGGAGGCTGACCGTTTCCGGTCAGGAGGATGCAGTTATAGCGACGCCAGAACTTGTCCTCCGAGAGCCTGTTCCACTGCGTGCCCTTCTCGACGAGCAACACGAAGTCCGCCGTGCAGCGCCGAATCTCCAGATACTCCGGCTCGACGATCGAGGGAACGGAGTAGCCGCCCTTGCCGAGCTTCGAACAATCGACACGGTCCCCGTCATCACCGAAGATCACCGGCCCCACGATGCTGCCTCGATTTTCGGCACTGACATGGAGCTCCTCGCGAAGCGCGGCGAGCGACACCTCGAGATCCTCAATGACCGGATCGGATTCGTCCTGGGCATCGAAGGTATTCTCGTGAGAATCTTTGATCGTGTGTTTCGTGCGGTAGTAAATTTCTCGAAGCGACGTCGTGAGATCGGCGCGCTGCAACTCGGAGAGCGCATCCGCGACCAGGACCGTCTGCATGAAGCGCTTCGCCATACCGACGTTGAAGAACGACCGTTCCTGCTTCTTATTCCCCATCTCGATGAGGCCCTTCCGTTCGTTGAAGGACACATTCGAGAGGGCACGAATCGGAATCTGAAGCGTTGGATCCTTCGACCGCTCGGCCGCTTGGATGACGATATCCGCCAGACTGATTAACTTTTTCTCGACCACGGTGGGCTGCTTTGTCTTGGTCGTCATGATGTCCTATTTATGTTTCCGAGAAGCGGTGGACTTACCCGGTTTGGCAGGCTTCTTTTTTAAACCAGACTTGCCTGCCAGGAACGTGGTCTGCTCAGATTTTACGGCTACCTTCTTCAGTGATTTCTCAGCACGATGTATGTTGACCGCTTGTTCTTTCGAAGGCGGCGCACTAACAGACGGTATCTCCCCCAGCAAGTCCGATGTGGCTTTCGGCGCCGCTCCCGCTTGATCAGCCTCAACTTGACTGGCCACCGCCGTCTCGCCTTCGATGCCTTCAGCTGTGACGATGATGGAATGCGGCAGCCCTTCAGGACCGGCTCCGGTCTTACCCAAGGCCTGATCAGTTTTTTGGCCGCCGGTGCGGGTAGAAGCGATCTTCTGAAGCTGCGCCTTCAATTTTTCTTTTGGTAACTTGCCTCCCTTGAGCCGATTACATGCCTCAACGACTTCTTCGATATACAGCTCAAAGATATTGCGGCGACGAAACTCGCTCGCAGCCCGTTCTCGACGACGTACGAAGAGGCCGAGCCTCCGGCCACACTCACGAAGCGCCAGCGTGATTTCTTTTTGAATCTCATCGTAATCAGCGATCGCTTCTTTGGACTCGCTTGTAAACGGCACCCACACCGATGCCATATGCACGAAGATCACCATCGGCCCACCAGGCAAAGCTCCACGCGACTGGCTCAGCCCATAGTTTTTCCACGTCGTGCTGAGTACGGCCTTGAAGGTCGAGCAGGCTGATTGTTGATACAACAGGGGCACGCGATTCGCGTACCGAATCACGCGAGCAAGCTCTGAATCTTCCTCGTCGTCTTCACCTTCGGCTTTCGGCATGGTCGGCTGCTGTGGCTTGTGCTGATCTTGTGGCCTGTTGCCATAGGCCAGTCCGGCCTCGATGATGAAGGGATTCCCACGATAGACGGCCGGCGGCCGACTGACGGCCGTATAAAATTCACCCTTAATTTGCTTATAGAGTCCTGAAAGAATGGCCTTCTCACCGATCGGTGAAATGCAATTGGTGGGCGGCGCCATGAGCTTGGTCTCTTGCAGCGTCTTGTAGAGGGTTTCGGCCACAGGTCCCTTGAGCTCGCGTGGCTTGGCCTCAGGTGATACCTTTGCCGCCTTGCAAATCTCCTCGGCGATCTGCGTGGACACCCGACAAAAATCGCTCTCAAGAAACCCGGCAACTGTGTGGCTCTTCGTATCCTGCAGCATCTTGAGCAACATGCCGAACTCGATCCCATAGGGATGCGGCTTGATCTCGCGTGGCTGCGGCGGGAGCTCATGATAGGTGCGCGCGTATTCTTTCGTTTCCCCTTCCGGCATATGATAGATCAGTTTGACGTGGGGATTGGCGATCGAGGTCTGCTCCAACCATTCATCGACCGATGCACGCCCCTTCTGATACTTCCCTTCCA from Candidatus Nitrospira nitrosa includes:
- a CDS encoding DEAD/DEAH box helicase: MKQLPAWTASLRDWQQRALSAVCANQSKDFLAMATPAAGKTRFALRVAHEFMAKQAAVRVLVVCPTNHLRTQWSEAAGKIGLQLDPTLTNDQPAEASDYHGAVVTYQQVCLAPETFQRVCKSKKTLLIFDELHHAGDGKNWGKALRSAFEPAVFRLILSGTPFRSDNNPIPFIRYEHDESRADFAYGYTEAIRDNVCRPIVFPSYEGELSWLSDGREHQATFQDGLKFNRQRERLKTALLQDTWLGPVITDAHAQLTRLRKEEQSDAGGLIVCMDQDHARWVAELVARVTGTKAEVAVSDDPAASRTIEEFATHKKQQWLVAVNMVSEGVDIPRLRVGVYGTNVITEMYFRQVVGRFVRMQEGLPKPQRAWLYLPKDPVLVHYAKQIKAERDHVLEEIMPAGQRDLFGRVTVSTNEYVPLMAVARMDSLIGEEETRAEGDTAVVTEPAVSLYEQKQDLRDLHRLLVSAVSRTSGIDHRRLNAELIARTGSRVDQATVEQLKKRIQLLEKWKDRGYDGKR
- a CDS encoding DNA topoisomerase IV subunit A, translated to MTTKTKQPTVVEKKLISLADIVIQAAERSKDPTLQIPIRALSNVSFNERKGLIEMGNKKQERSFFNVGMAKRFMQTVLVADALSELQRADLTTSLREIYYRTKHTIKDSHENTFDAQDESDPVIEDLEVSLAALREELHVSAENRGSIVGPVIFGDDGDRVDCSKLGKGGYSVPSIVEPEYLEIRRCTADFVLLVEKGTQWNRLSEDKFWRRYNCILLTGNGQPPRGVRRLACRLHEEHRLPVYVLVDNDPWGYYIYSVVKQGSINLAFESERMAIPKAKFVGLSSADPENYELPRNVGIKLNDKDIARAKELLNYQWFKKPAWQAEIKRMLASGLKYELDALANKDFQYLTKKYLPKKLQERDWLD
- a CDS encoding DNA topoisomerase VI subunit B, with the protein product MATKKASAAEAESKSSVPRSTPEPVATKKAAAKPAERVTAVEMGARQREISVSEFFTKNRHLLGFDNPRKALLTCVKEAVDNALDACEEAGILPDVTVRLEVVSNGQPVAASQANRFRVTVTDNGPGIVRQQIPRIFAKLLYGSKFHRLRMSRGQQGIGISAAGMYGQLTTGKPVKIISRIGPKAAAHFFEVQIDTKKNEPLVHENKQIDWEQPRGTQVTLEVEGKYQKGRASVDEWLEQTSIANPHVKLIYHMPEGETKEYARTYHELPPQPREIKPHPYGIEFGMLLKMLQDTKSHTVAGFLESDFCRVSTQIAEEICKAAKVSPEAKPRELKGPVAETLYKTLQETKLMAPPTNCISPIGEKAILSGLYKQIKGEFYTAVSRPPAVYRGNPFIIEAGLAYGNRPQDQHKPQQPTMPKAEGEDDEEDSELARVIRYANRVPLLYQQSACSTFKAVLSTTWKNYGLSQSRGALPGGPMVIFVHMASVWVPFTSESKEAIADYDEIQKEITLALRECGRRLGLFVRRRERAASEFRRRNIFELYIEEVVEACNRLKGGKLPKEKLKAQLQKIASTRTGGQKTDQALGKTGAGPEGLPHSIIVTAEGIEGETAVASQVEADQAGAAPKATSDLLGEIPSVSAPPSKEQAVNIHRAEKSLKKVAVKSEQTTFLAGKSGLKKKPAKPGKSTASRKHK